The following is a genomic window from Patagioenas fasciata isolate bPatFas1 chromosome 1, bPatFas1.hap1, whole genome shotgun sequence.
AATATACTTAAGTAAGAACTTCCAAATCTCTCTTCTCCATTGATCATTCAGACTGTGGTAGCACAGATACCTTTACCTGCCCTCTTTGCTCCCAAGTGGAGGAGCTCTCTTTACCTGCCAGGTTTTCCTTCTGCAATTCATTATGGAGTTGGTTCATGACACTGAAGACAAGCACAGACTCTATTGCTGCTCTGTACCGCCCAGAATGATCTCGGTTGGCGCTAAGCCCCAGGCTCTGCACCCCTTGGCCGGTGCCTACCCCTTCCAGCAGAGGCAGCTCGTTGGGGAGAAAGTTCGTCACCATGTTGTGAAGGGTACGTTCCTTGGAGTCAGAATCAAGCAGCCAACATGCAACCTTAAAAAGGGAGACCTCCATGAgaccttttttccattttattcatAGTACTACATAAATATTTAGCTGGGGGTTAATGCAAAGTTATAGTGCAGATTATTTTTCTTGATTTGGCAGGCACACTGGAGTAATTTGTGGAAAAGTTACATGATTTCAGATAAAACCTTCAAGAGGGCATAAGCTGTTGAAAAGCTTCATTCTAACTCAAAGTTAATTCTACACATTTGAAAACTTTATCCTCTGTCAACTGAACACATCTAGAAGTGTTGTCCTCCAGCTTATTCATTTATTAAAACCTAACACAAAgggaattaaatattaaaatcagGATCAAAACATGTTTAATCTGAAAACAGAGTTTGTAAAAATCAGAACTTGCTATTGATCTAGAATATTAGTCAAGCTGAGTTCTCCTAATTTTTTTCACATCAGCACTAGTACCAAGAATTCTGCAAGGCAAATTTTATTCATGGTGAGCCTCATACCTCCCACTGTCTTCAAAGCAATTTTCCTTATAGCTATATTTCAAtcttttgtgtcagaataggaTGAAACACAGGTTTCTACCTTGTCTCTGCCATGCAAACAGAAGGTAAAAACCACATGTATATCtatggggggcggggggagaacgtatgtgtatatgtatatattcattGCATcactaaaatggaaaaatatgagTATGACTCCATTTAATATATGGAACTGTGCAGGGAAAGGTGCTACTTTTATTGCTCTTAAATTCTGTCCTAAAACTATGTATTGGTATAAAAAGCTAAGTTTGTCCTTGTGTTGAACACCTTAGCTACTTACTTGCAGACTTTAATATTGCCATGATGCTGTTCAGCCCATGTGTGAtgcaagctttaaaaaaatcaacaccaGAAACTTCAATGCATCTAGAGCTTTTCCTAACAAGGAAAAGAAGCTGCTTTTACGTCTTTCTAGTGTTTCATTAGAGGTAAAAATGGTACCCAAACTTTTTGAAATTACATGTGAGTTTTGTTTAGGGGAAAACAGTGGTAGCAAGGTGTTCCTATACACACAGTAGATAAATCTTTTGCTTATGAAGTTCTTTGCTCTTAGAATCAATAGTCTGGCCACTTTAGAAGTGCTGCTGCCATTTCATTCCCAGGGTTGTTATTGCAACAAAACAAGAGTTCAGCCCTGTCCACTGGGACAGGGGAGAGATTTAACCTCAACCTCCCCACCCAAGGTATGAACACACATAGCAAAAGAAGTCTTCTCTACATACTGTTCTAGATTTCCCACTGGAAGGAAATTTCACTAAACCCCTTGACTGATGTGCATATTCAAATCTAAATAACAGAGGGGAAGCAACAGGAGGTATTTCTGTCTTTACAGTGGTGTGTTTAAACTAGTAGTTTTACCCAAACTAAATTTCTTAATCTTGCAAACCTTTGGATCCTCAAAATTTCCTTCCAAGGAGATTCCACAAGCCATCACCAGAGTCTTGTAATGCTGAATGAAGTTATACATGATAAGTGAGCGCTCCTGCTTGGGCTTCTTCTGTAGGTGCAGCTGCAGATGAGACAGTCTCTCTGTTACAGATAGGTTTTTGTCCAAAGGTGGTGGTGCCAAACTCATACTGATCTCTAAGCCAGGAAACGCAAGCAAAAATCACCTTTTTACCCACAGTGTGATAAagaaaggcaagagaaaaatCTTGAACACAATCACCTAAAGCACAAAAACTAGAGTCAGACTGTGaacaaataacaacaaatctATACAGATATTACACATTTTATCAAACCAGACAATGCTCCCAAAAGCGACATGCTGTCTCTGTACTACTAAACAAAGAACAGGCAGGAATCAAACACTAGTCACAAGCCCATGGTGCAGTGATTGGGTTATGTTCAGCATTCTAGTGTCGGATTTGTTCTGGAGAGCAAAAATTGAAAGAgtttgaaagagaaaagcaagtaAGCTAAGGAGAACATAGGAGTAAGCAAACATTTTAGCCATATACATGCTCAGCAGTCCAGTGCTTGAGCCAATATTGGCCTTATTGTAGCAGAGATGTATCCACAGCAATGTCTTCAAGTGTGTTCAACACGTTAAGACTGCTGAACAATGTGACTAAATTACTCCATCACACAACTGAGCTGGGTTTGGGACACTCAAAACACTTTCAAGAGCGTGTCTGCTGAAGGTACTTTCTTGAAATGCAGTGTCATGTCACCCGGCACAGCCTGTCCGCTCACTTACCATTCTGGTCTTGTATCTGCTGCAAAGAGATATAATAGGCATCTCTTCCACCCCAACATACTGCCAGTCCAACTACCAAGATGTCTTCACAGCCTTGGACAGGAAATCCATCATCTTTAACTTGCTTCCACTGAGGAGAACTTGCTAAAGGAATAATTTTTAAGTTATGATTATAAAATGCTATCCATAAATATTGAAGAGTTTGGATCCTGAAAATGTAAATACATACATTTGACCCTAAATTTCTTAAAAGTGAATATATATCTTCAATATATCTATAAGGAGAAaagtctgtgtttctttttctgggaaattaaaaaaaaaaaaaaacaacacaccacacaaaacaccaaacccaaaacaaaaaaacaaagccaaaacaaacaaaacaaactttatcTTAACAGAAACAACCACCCATACAGCATCCCTGCAAAACTCTGGCCTTTCCTAGCAATCTCTTCCAGAGTTGAGACAGAAATATATTCCCTCCTTTCACTCTGAAAAACATTTACATTTATCtgtcaaaaatatattttgacaGTAAAGAAATTCTGTTGTTGTTATGGAAATATGACAACAAAGAATCTAACTGCTTAATCTTGTTTCTCTAAAGGAAGAGTATGTTtatacagcagcagcaaactgcaGTGTAAGAATaagtctgtggaaaaaaaaaaaaatgaagaaatattgCAACAATCCAGAGACTAATCCAAATTTTGCACATGCATATATTGAACAAAGTTTACTTTTTGCAAACTCAAAAATATTTAACCTTGGTTCAGAGGCAAACCCAAAAGTAACACTGCTCGGTGGAGACCATGAACAACCTGTACAATTTACTGCCAAATACATTACTCAttctaaaatatattaaaacttgCTTATGACATGGAAAGATACATGAGAAAGGGACTGCACAACACAGATCCATTTCAAAATTGTATACAcaatgaaatgttaagaataTTTAGATGCTCTCAAACAGAAACAAGCTGCTAAACACTTCATTACTGTCACCAAAGACCTATCAATGAAACACTTGACCCCAATTCTATCTTTTACTAACACTCAGTTCCTTTGCTTTACTGAGACTaacaatattcaattaatatcAGTTAATTTTGCTCCTTTTTTGCAAACCCTTTCATTCTCCACTCCTGCTTTAACCTGAAGATGCCATCCTGCTGCTCTGAAAACTATGAGCTGGTACACAGAACTGACCTTTTTTGAATTTGCCACCAATCGTTGATTTGGGAGATAAAAGACATCTTGTTCTTTCGCACGCCACTGAGATGGAGAATCTGCTTTTCTCCTTCCATTCTGCAAGGAAAGTCTGGAAAAGTGCTTTGTCACTTGCTACATCAATAATAGTGAAACTTTCAGCGCTTAAGGGAACAAGTGGAGAAACATCCTGAGATAGCTGCAGTGAAAAGCCTTCGTCTATAGTGGAATCATCTTTCATCTCATCAGCCTCAATTTGCTCTACAATCCCAGGACTGACTTGGAGTGTTTTTACCTGCTGCTCTGCATTGCCCTCGCTATTCTGCTGTGGTTGAATCAGCTGCCCTTCATCCATGCAGGCAACTTGTCTCTTCCTTAAAGATttcacagagagagaaacagaactTTTGGGAAAAAGCTTTTTTGGGGGTGTTGGAGGAATAGATGCATTATTACTATCTGGTGAAGAACAGGATGTTCTGTTGCTTCCCTCGAGTGGAAGTGCAATGCAGTCTGTTTTCTGGAGATCCGGGTCTTCTGGCTTGTTTTCTTTAACCTTGAAATAGCTTTTTAAATCCTGGCAAGTGGGCAAAGGCTCCAGATGACAACAATCAGATTCAAAAACTGGATCTGGCTCTTGATTAGTAATAGGAGCAACTAACGTTTCTTTCAAAGAGGAGCTTACTGAAACTGGTTCAATGCCCGAGGGACTATGCCACTTGTCTAATACATCCCGCAATCCTGGGCTTAGTTCAAACGAGTGGTCAGTCCACACCACTGGATGGGTTTTCTTGTCTAAATTTCTCTGGAGTTTTTCACCTTTATCTGCTACCAAATCCTTTGATGTGGGGTCATTGTTGCACATCACTGGGTTTCTTAATCCTGACTGACAGTCAAATGTAGAAGGAAGACCTTCCAGAAAAGACGGGGAGTTTGCATGATCTAAAACTTCAGCTATTAGTTCTGAGAATGCCAGAGAAACATTGTCACCCTGCGCACGGTCTTCATGCTCCTTCTGATTGCCACTGACATCACACTTATTCTGAATGGGCCTTAGGTTCTGCAAAAGATGTTCTGGAGAAACCGAAGTCCCTTGCTTCTCCACAGGTTCCTTTCTGCCAGCTTCCATGATGTGAACAGCTGCAAGGTCGCTGACATTACTGAAGCTATCATCAAAGAGCAAGCTATCACTCATATTCAGGCTTGTTTCAGGGACAGGGTGGCATTCTATTTGTACAATGTACTCCCTACCAAAAGGGGAGGCTGCTTTATTAAGGTCTTTCGACACAGTCTCCCCTTTCACTGCATTTTGGGTGTGGTAATCTCGTAAAAAACTGTGTAGCTGGGAGTCAGTCACTGAGAAATCGCTTTCTTTAAGGTAAGGTGCAGAATCTATTTCCTTTGTTATGGGCTGTAAATTAAGGCCTCCAGACTCCAAAACATTATTACTGCAGTGCTGAGCTGTGTTTTTTGTAATGTTATTTGTTGTGATAAGACTTGAAAAGCCTAGTTTCCTAACTGTTGCAGCCAGCCTTTCATCAGTTGCATTCTCAGTCCATGAAGTGCTTAGTTTCTTGCAGATTTCCTGCCGTGGGATCACTGCCAGCTTTGAACTTTGCATTCCCTGCTGTCCTGTGATTCCAGCTGCTCCCTCCTGTTTTATTATCATCTCAGTTTGAGTATCCAACTGGAAGCTGTCTTCCAAGTCTCTAGAGTCAGAAAACAGATCAGAGGATGGACTATCCTGAACATCACCTGCATCATAAACACCTCTGGATTTCATCAGAGAGTCTTTCAGAAAATCTTTAGGATGACTGTTGGCTTTCTGCAGTGCTTCAGCTTGTAACGATATTCCATTGGACTTTTCGCTACCATTTTTGCCACCATTCTGAATTTGAATATGGCAGGGTTTATCCTCACTAGGACAAAAATGCACAGGCTTCTGTATCCTGCTGCCACTATGAACATGTCTATTTCCAGAGCAGCTGGCTGTCATGTTACAGTGACCTGCATCTAAAGCCATCCGCTGCTTACCAATCATCACCTCAGCACAGTTCGCATCTGCtcgcattttatttattttattctgcttATCATCCATATTTTCATTTCTCTGCGTCCTAACACTAGCGGGTATCACTAGACTTTCTACAGTATTACGTGTCTCCACATCAGTGTGTGGAATACCTTGCAATGTAACAGGTGCCTGAAAACATGGTCTCCCCTGAGGCATGCCTTCATTACTGCTGATCAGCTCTGTAAATAATCCTTCCATTTTGTCTTTCTTCCCAAGAGTAATTGCCCCCATCTGTACAGAATTTGAGATTTGATGAGTTACAGACCCTGTTGCCATAAATTCCTTATTATTTTGGTCTGAAAAAGAATTCTCTTTAGAGATCGTGGGGTGGAAAGCAGGAGGCTTTTGTATGTCTACGCTAAGCATATCTGAATCTTCAAGAAGTGACTTCTGTAGATGTGAAGCAGTATTTTTGTTCCTAGTCCGGTTTAAATGCATGTCCATACTTTTTATCAATCTAGAGACTGAAGAATTTGTTCTCAGTGTTGGTGTTTTTCCTTGTTCAGTAGAGGGTTCTAGAATTGCTCTCCTGGAATCCATCTTGGTTTTGACCAGAGAAATTCCTTctacattttcattatttctgcACACATTTGGCCGTTTTCTAGGACTGCACACAATATCATCATTGCCTTCCTCTGATCGAGTCTGTCTCCTGCCTGGGACTTCACTCTCAAATCTGGCGTTTTCTGTACTACTTAGTCGCCTTTTACATCCCTTTTTAATATTTGATAAGTTTTCAGTCTGAGAGCCAAGGCCATTACAATGTTGAACTCTGCACCCTTTTTTGCTTAACACTCTAGAAGACTCGGAAGACTTATGTAGTCTGTCTTCCAGTTCTGACTCTCTGCTCATCATAGAGGATGTATCGGACTCGAGAAAAGACTCTGAGTTCCACTGCACTCCCATCAGCGCCAGATCCTGCTGGAGAAGTCTCCTGGCTTCTTCCACAATGAGGGAAGCTGCTTCTCTTTCTGTTAAGCTTTTCATTCCAGCCATCCAGATGCTGCGCACAATCCGACGCTCCTCTGCTGACTCTTCGTCTTCATCCACAGCCTTACGAACACTACAGGAAAGGTAAAGAACAGACGTAAACAGACCTGGCACTACTCTGCTCCCCTTTCAATTAGCTTCACAGCTTCCTAGCTTCACAGAAGCACTATATCCAAAATATAATGCACTTGATAGGAAATAACTGTTTCAGTTTTCTACATGTGAATTGATGTCGAGGTTACTGGCTGCACATCCCAGAAGCATTCCCAGGCTTCTGTGTCCAAATGTACCCCAGATGAGTCGCAGCTCTCTATTAGGGCAAGATCCAGGTCTGAACCAATCCTGCTCCTGCACTGTTTTTCAAAGAATGAAAACTTCAGAAGCACGAACCAAAGAGGTGTCATAGCACAGTCCAACAGGTACTTGATCAAGTCATTGCACTAACATGAAAATAACCAGAGAATCTCAAACGATACACAGTAATAAACCATCAACTTGTTTGATTATATGGTGGAGCTGCCTTTTAGAGACAGCAAGAGGTCTCCAGAAAGCATTAACAATTCACCCAGGACTAAATAGTGTATTGAAAAGAGGAATGAGAAGAAATTTTAGGTCTCACAAACTTACACTGCAAAGAAAAGTTGCTTCTATTAATTTCAATATAATCATGGAATGACTGTGATCAGTCACAGAGACCCACATGTTATTTCTATCTAACATTCGGCATCAAGTCCCAAAAGGTTTCCATATTTAATTACAGATTTCATCCTGTAATTCTTCaccttacaaacaaacaaactcctttACTTGACTTCTGGACTTACTGATTTCTCACCTTTTGAACGGTACTGAATTCTTCAGAGCAGTCGCCACATCATCAGGACTGGCTTTAGCAAGATCAGCCACTGTGACAAAGCCAGCATTGTAAAGCATCCTAGCACGCTGTGCATTCAGCAGAGACACTCGTACCAGATCACAAAGCTCCCTATGAACCCCAAAAGTGAGGCGGCTCTGGAACTGAGAGAGCAACAGCTCCATGTTGTGCCAGCCCAGACGATTACAGAAAACCGTCACCATTCCTGGAACAAAGAAGTTACATCAGTGTCTTAACTCCAGGTCCAATTCTACTGAGCTGGGTTCATTTCCCCGCCTCATCTGAACAGGCATTCACTTCACATTTCTCACCTTCCCATTACTTACAGAAACTAACTCATATTTATTATAACTATGACTAGGAGCTGGTCTCACAGAACTCTAATCTACAATTAACTAGTTTTTCAGTGAGGTAGAAATTCTGAATGACACTGCTTTTTCAAAGACGCTGATCTTTAAAGGGTGATGCACATGCATATCCTGTAACAGGATTCCTATGAACCAAACACACTGAAGAAGACAGAACAAGCAGTGAAGCCACAGGTCTTTGAGGAAAGCCAGCACTGATGTCCATAAGAGCAGAACTTTAGTTACTGAGAGCATTATAGGAGGTAGCAAAGCCTACGATAAAGGTCACAACAGCACATGGGAGGAGGAAAAGAGCAGGGAAAAGATAGTTTCTCACTCACAGATTGCATCTACAGAATATGACAATAACTGAAAGACATAGCATCCCTCACTATTTTTACAGTGATTATAGAATACAGCCTTTATCATATGTCTTAGCTATATGTCCTGTcaacagttattttacttcccaaGTTACTTTTGTGAAAATTATTAATACTGGGAATACAGAATTACGAAACTGCTACAACAAAAAGTTATTTATACTACCAGAATTAATTTAAACTACTCTGCATCAGTTGGCGTGACCTTTTCATTTTTGGGGCTTTGACTCATGCTGCAACCCACACACAGGGCTTCACAAGTTGAGCTAAAACTGTCTTAAAAATTGAAGGCCCACTTACGTAGTAATGGAGgcaatagagagaaaaaaaatctcagtcacATGGTGGG
Proteins encoded in this region:
- the POLQ gene encoding DNA polymerase theta isoform X4, with the protein product MEGSSCPVHCLVEEGQYQRVNVPEDQADKLLLASWGLPKAVLEKYHSLGVVQMFEWQAECLMLGQVLEGKNLVYSAPTSAGKTLVAELLILKRVLETRKKALLILPFVSVAKEKKCYLQALFQEVDVRVEGYMGSTVPAGRFSALDVAVCTIEKANGLINRLIEENKMDSLGVVVVDELHMLGDSHRGYLLELLLTKVRYVTEKVAKRQAKMTSPSFGGIQIVGMSATLPNLRLLASWLDAELYCTDFRPVPLKEWVKIGSNIYDSSMNLVREFQPKLQLKGDEDHVVSLCYETVCEGHSVLLFCPSKNWCEKLADIIAREFYSLQQSEGSSKNSALAPVVVDREGIDEVLDQLKRSISGLDSVLQRTLPWGVAFHHAGLTFDERDIIEGAFRQGLIRVLAATSTLSSGVNLPARRVIIRTPMFCGKLLDMLTYKQMAGRAGRKGVDTEGESILVCKPSERSKGTALLQGSLKPVCSCLLRREGEGVASSMKRAILEIIVGGVANTPDDVQTYASCTLLASSLKASKCGNERTQDKAQTGPVEACVTWLLENEFIQVLDSGNDMKAAKVYHPTHLGSATLSSSLSPTEAMEIFADLQRAMKSFVLENDLHIVYLVTPVYEEWTTIDWYQFFCLWEKLPASMRRVAELVGIEEGFLARSVKGKIIAKTEKQHRQMAIHKRFFTSLALLDLISEVPLKDMTKKYGCSRGQLQSLQQSAATYAGMVTVFCNRLGWHNMELLLSQFQSRLTFGVHRELCDLVRVSLLNAQRARMLYNAGFVTVADLAKASPDDVATALKNSVPFKSVRKAVDEDEESAEERRIVRSIWMAGMKSLTEREAASLIVEEARRLLQQDLALMGVQWNSESFLESDTSSMMSRESELEDRLHKSSESSRVLSKKGCRVQHCNGLGSQTENLSNIKKGCKRRLSSTENARFESEVPGRRQTRSEEGNDDIVCSPRKRPNVCRNNENVEGISLVKTKMDSRRAILEPSTEQGKTPTLRTNSSVSRLIKSMDMHLNRTRNKNTASHLQKSLLEDSDMLSVDIQKPPAFHPTISKENSFSDQNNKEFMATGSVTHQISNSVQMGAITLGKKDKMEGLFTELISSNEGMPQGRPCFQAPVTLQGIPHTDVETRNTVESLVIPASVRTQRNENMDDKQNKINKMRADANCAEVMIGKQRMALDAGHCNMTASCSGNRHVHSGSRIQKPVHFCPSEDKPCHIQIQNGGKNGSEKSNGISLQAEALQKANSHPKDFLKDSLMKSRGVYDAGDVQDSPSSDLFSDSRDLEDSFQLDTQTEMIIKQEGAAGITGQQGMQSSKLAVIPRQEICKKLSTSWTENATDERLAATVRKLGFSSLITTNNITKNTAQHCSNNVLESGGLNLQPITKEIDSAPYLKESDFSVTDSQLHSFLRDYHTQNAVKGETVSKDLNKAASPFGREYIVQIECHPVPETSLNMSDSLLFDDSFSNVSDLAAVHIMEAGRKEPVEKQGTSVSPEHLLQNLRPIQNKCDVSGNQKEHEDRAQGDNVSLAFSELIAEVLDHANSPSFLEGLPSTFDCQSGLRNPVMCNNDPTSKDLVADKGEKLQRNLDKKTHPVVWTDHSFELSPGLRDVLDKWHSPSGIEPVSVSSSLKETLVAPITNQEPDPVFESDCCHLEPLPTCQDLKSYFKVKENKPEDPDLQKTDCIALPLEGSNRTSCSSPDSNNASIPPTPPKKLFPKSSVSLSVKSLRKRQVACMDEGQLIQPQQNSEGNAEQQVKTLQVSPGIVEQIEADEMKDDSTIDEGFSLQLSQDVSPLVPLSAESFTIIDVASDKALFQTFLAEWKEKSRFSISVACERTRCLLSPKSTIGGKFKKASSPQWKQVKDDGFPVQGCEDILVVGLAVCWGGRDAYYISLQQIQDQNEISMSLAPPPLDKNLSVTERLSHLQLHLQKKPKQERSLIMYNFIQHYKTLVMACGISLEGNFEDPKVACWLLDSDSKERTLHNMVTNFLPNELPLLEGVGTGQGVQSLGLSANRDHSGRYRAAIESVLVFSVMNQLHNELQKENLADVFSKVEMPSHYCLALLELNGIGFSTAAYETQKQVMQAKLSEIETKAYQLAGHSFSLTSPDDIAEVLFLELKLPQNGDVKVHRNKKTLGYTRRSTAKGNRVRLSKQFSTTKDVLEKLKTLHPLPGLILEWRRINNAITKVVFPIQREKRLNSALGMERIYPVSQTHTATGRITFTEPNIQNVPRDFEIEMPIVVEESPPSRAHGNVNSRSVSGGRCRKSSGVLPHGLKVQAEDRSKERGIPFAVSMRHAFVPFPGGLILAADYSQLELRILAHLSCDCRLIQALNGGTDVFKSIAAEWKMIDPEAVGDGTRQQAKQICYGIIYGIGTKSLGEQMGIDEDEAANYIESFKSRYRGIQKFLRETVRSCRRDGFVQTILGRRRYLPAIKDPNPYSKAHAERQAVNTTVQGSAADIVKTATVNIQRRLEAFSSVIKSHGHLESSFQRDQTGTLGRKRNRGTLHPISGAFFILQLHDELLYEVAEDDVIQVAQIVKHEMENAIKLSVKLHVKVKIGPSWGDLQELEL
- the POLQ gene encoding DNA polymerase theta isoform X5, with amino-acid sequence MARREDGAVTPNSVATASAAGLRSGSSGGPAASRGAGRVAPLGPAAPCRAVLSPPPGLDLSLRGSGSPGTGSAGQYQRVNVPEDQADKLLLASWGLPKAVLEKYHSLGVVQMFEWQAECLMLGQVLEGKNLVYSAPTSAGKTLVAELLILKRVLETRKKALLILPFVSVAKEKKCYLQALFQEVDVRVEGYMGSTVPAGRFSALDVAVCTIEKANGLINRLIEENKMDSLGVVVVDELHMLGDSHRGYLLELLLTKVRYVTEKVAKRQAKMTSPSFGGIQIVGMSATLPNLRLLASWLDAELYCTDFRPVPLKEWVKIGSNIYDSSMNLVREFQPKLQLKGDEDHVVSLCYETVCEGHSVLLFCPSKNWCEKLADIIAREFYSLQQSEGSSKNSALAPVVVDREGIDEVLDQLKRSISGLDSVLQRTLPWGVAFHHAGLTFDERDIIEGAFRQGLIRVLAATSTLSSGVNLPARRVIIRTPMFCGKLLDMLTYKQMAGRAGRKGVDTEGESILVCKPSERSKGTALLQGSLKPVCSCLLRREGEGVASSMKRAILEIIVGGVANTPDDVQTYASCTLLASSLKASKCGNERTQDKAQTGPVEACVTWLLENEFIQVLDSGNDMKAAKVYHPTHLGSATLSSSLSPTEAMEIFADLQRAMKSFVLENDLHIVYLVTPVYEEWTTIDWYQFFCLWEKLPASMRRVAELVGIEEGFLARSVKGKIIAKTEKQHRQMAIHKRFFTSLALLDLISEVPLKDMTKKYGCSRGQLQSLQQSAATYAGMVTVFCNRLGWHNMELLLSQFQSRLTFGVHRELCDLVRVSLLNAQRARMLYNAGFVTVADLAKASPDDVATALKNSVPFKSVRKAVDEDEESAEERRIVRSIWMAGMKSLTEREAASLIVEEARRLLQQDLALMGVQWNSESFLESDTSSMMSRESELEDRLHKSSESSRVLSKKGCRVQHCNGLGSQTENLSNIKKGCKRRLSSTENARFESEVPGRRQTRSEEGNDDIVCSPRKRPNVCRNNENVEGISLVKTKMDSRRAILEPSTEQGKTPTLRTNSSVSRLIKSMDMHLNRTRNKNTASHLQKSLLEDSDMLSVDIQKPPAFHPTISKENSFSDQNNKEFMATGSVTHQISNSVQMGAITLGKKDKMEGLFTELISSNEGMPQGRPCFQAPVTLQGIPHTDVETRNTVESLVIPASVRTQRNENMDDKQNKINKMRADANCAEVMIGKQRMALDAGHCNMTASCSGNRHVHSGSRIQKPVHFCPSEDKPCHIQIQNGGKNGSEKSNGISLQAEALQKANSHPKDFLKDSLMKSRGVYDAGDVQDSPSSDLFSDSRDLEDSFQLDTQTEMIIKQEGAAGITGQQGMQSSKLAVIPRQEICKKLSTSWTENATDERLAATVRKLGFSSLITTNNITKNTAQHCSNNVLESGGLNLQPITKEIDSAPYLKESDFSVTDSQLHSFLRDYHTQNAVKGETVSKDLNKAASPFGREYIVQIECHPVPETSLNMSDSLLFDDSFSNVSDLAAVHIMEAGRKEPVEKQGTSVSPEHLLQNLRPIQNKCDVSGNQKEHEDRAQGDNVSLAFSELIAEVLDHANSPSFLEGLPSTFDCQSGLRNPVMCNNDPTSKDLVADKGEKLQRNLDKKTHPVVWTDHSFELSPGLRDVLDKWHSPSGIEPVSVSSSLKETLVAPITNQEPDPVFESDCCHLEPLPTCQDLKSYFKVKENKPEDPDLQKTDCIALPLEGSNRTSCSSPDSNNASIPPTPPKKLFPKSSVSLSVKSLRKRQVACMDEGQLIQPQQNSEGNAEQQVKTLQVSPGIVEQIEADEMKDDSTIDEGFSLQLSQDVSPLVPLSAESFTIIDVASDKALFQTFLAEWKEKSRFSISVACERTRCLLSPKSTIGGKFKKASSPQWKQVKDDGFPVQGCEDILVVGLAVCWGGRDAYYISLQQIQDQNEISMSLAPPPLDKNLSVTERLSHLQLHLQKKPKQERSLIMYNFIQHYKTLVMACGISLEGNFEDPKVACWLLDSDSKERTLHNMVTNFLPNELPLLEGVGTGQGVQSLGLSANRDHSGRYRAAIESVLVFSVMNQLHNELQKENLADVFSKVEMPSHYCLALLELNGIGFSTAAYETQKQVMQAKLSEIETKAYQLAGHSFSLTSPDDIAEVLFLELKLPQNGDVKVHRNKKTLGYTRRSTAKGNRVRLSKQFSTTKDVLEKLKTLHPLPGLILEWRRINNAITKVVFPIQREKRLNSALGMERIYPVSQTHTATGRITFTEPNIQNVPRDFEIEMPIVVEESPPSRAHGNVNSRSVSGGRCRKSSGVLPHGLKVQAEDRSKERGIPFAVSMRHAFVPFPGGLILAADYSQLELRILAHLSCDCRLIQALNGGTDVFKSIAAEWKMIDPEAVGDGTRQQAKQICYGIIYGIGTKSLGEQMGIDEDEAANYIESFKSRYRGIQKFLRETVRSCRRDGFVQTILGRRRYLPAIKDPNPYSKAHNDRL